From Streptobacillus ratti, one genomic window encodes:
- a CDS encoding GNAT family N-acetyltransferase — protein MEIRKIKKEDKDVYLKLTKQFYSSDAVLHSVDENNFLNTFNELISSDTYTECFILEEDLKIIGYCLISKTYSQEVGGMVLLIEEILILENYRNKGIGKKVFNFLFEKYKGYKRYRLEVDNCNIMAQELYRKIGFFELKYIQMVIE, from the coding sequence ATGGAAATTAGAAAAATTAAAAAGGAAGATAAAGACGTATATTTAAAATTAACAAAACAATTTTATTCAAGTGATGCAGTATTACATAGTGTAGATGAAAATAATTTTTTGAATACATTTAATGAATTAATTAGTAGTGATACATATACTGAATGTTTTATTCTTGAGGAAGATTTAAAAATAATTGGATATTGCTTAATTTCTAAGACATATTCTCAAGAAGTTGGAGGAATGGTCTTATTAATAGAAGAAATATTAATACTTGAAAATTATAGAAATAAAGGTATAGGAAAAAAAGTATTTAATTTTTTATTTGAAAAATATAAAGGGTATAAAAGATATAGATTAGAAGTTGATAATTGTAATATCATGGCACAGGAATTATATAGAAAAATTGGATTTTTTGAATTAAAATATATTCAAATGGTAATAGAATAA